The segment CAGCGTGACGGGAGCCGTGCGGCGCTCGCCGTCCAGCACGCGCAGCGCCCGCGCGAGCGTCGGCGCGAGCAGCTCGCTCTCACCCCTTCGGTGCATCGGCGAGAGCGCGTCGCGCAGCGCGATCGCCTTGGTCACCAGCGCATGGGCCGCGCGCAGTCCGCGGTAGGTGTCGCCCTGGTGGGCGGGGTTGATGCGGCCGAGCATGTCGACACGTCGAGATAATCGTCGATCAGCTCCGCCTCCGCGCGGGTCGGCGCGGGCAGCGGCGGCAGCTCGGGCACCATCGCCGGCTCACCGCCCGCCGTGCGGGCGGCGGGCCGAGGGCCTGCGGCCGGGGACGATCCCGCCGACCAGGCCGTACGCCACGGCGTCCTCGGCGGTCAGGAACGTCTCCCGCTCGACGTCCGCGGACACCTGCTCCGGCGTCCGTCCGGTGTGCCGCACCAGCAGTACCCGAGTCCGGCTTGCCGGCCGATGACTCCGCGCCCGGCGGGGCGGGCGGCCCGGTCCGCGGCGGCGCGGCACCTACTCGGCCGGCCGGCCTGCGAAGGCTTACGCGACCAGGGCCCGCCTCGGGGTTTCGGGGGTGGGGGCGGCCGGGGTCGGGGGCTGCTTCAGGAGGCTGCCCGGTACCACCGCTCCGAGGCCGAGCGCGGCCCACCACAGCAGCGTCAGCGCGGGGCCGACCGCCGCCGCGCCGTCGAAGAACGACACCGAGCGCAGCAGGGTCGTACCGGCACCCGGCGGCAGCCACTGGCCGATCGTCCCGACCGGCTCCGGCAGCATGCGCGGTGCCGAAGCCGCCCCGGAGAACGGGTTGCCGAGGAACATCACGAGGAACGACACCGCCCCGATGCCCGGCGTGCCGACCAGCGCGGCGCAGCCGGCCACCGCCGCGCTCACCGCCAGCGTCGACAGCAGCACCGCGGCCTCCGCCCACCAGTCGCCGGTGAGCACCCCGAGCCAGCTGTGGGCCAGCGCGGCCGCGACCAGGCCCACCAGGGTGGCGGCGCCGACCAGCGCGCCCACCGTGCGGATCCCGCGCAGGCCCAGCAGGGACACCACCGCACCCGCCGCGATCCCGGCAAGGGCCGGCGGCAGCACGCTCGCGCCGAGGGCCGCGCCGCGCGGATCGGTGGCCGGGGCCGCGACGACGTCCACGGTCCGCAGTCCGGCGCCCGTGGCGGCCGTCCGCTCCGCGACGGCCTCCCGGAGCAGCTGGGCGACGACCGGACTCGCGGCCGAGGCGGTCGGCAGTTCGGGTCCCTCGGCCGTGACGACCACCGCGCCGTATACGGTCCGGTCCTCGACCGCCGCACGGGCGGCCTTCCCGTCGGCGTAGTGGTGGAGGTCGAAAACCCCTTCCTGCTGGGCCGGTTGCCGCTCCAGCGGGGCCGTCGCGGCGGCCGGACCGGCGACGCCGAGCGGCAGGACGACGGCGACGAGGCGCCGGGACGCGGACATGGCTTCTCCCAGAAGCGGACGGGTCGCTGTGGACCGTGCAGAGCGGGCCGTGCCGAGCGGACGGGTCACAGCAGGCAGTGCACGCGGATGGTTCGTGGCGGACGTTTTAAAGAGAAGGATCGTTCGTTCTGTGTTGGGGGCCATGGCCCGTGTATCCCAGGCGCACCTCGACGCCCGCCGTCGGCAGATCCTCGACGGCGCGTCGGTCTGCTTCGCCCGCAACGGCTTCCACGCCACGTCCGTGCAGGACGTGCTCAAGGAGGTCGACCTGTCCGCCGGGGCCGTCCACCGGTACTTCAGCGGCAAGGAGGAGCTGATCGCGGCGATCGTCGGCGAGGTGCTCGGCCAGGTGCGCGAGGCCTTCGAGGAGGAGTCCCGGCACGTCCCGCCACCGCCGCCCGACGCCCTCGTCTCCTCGGTCCTCGGCCGTTTGCTGGCCGCCCGGGAGTCCCTGACCGTCGACGGGCGGCCGGCCTTCCCTCGTCTGATCATCCAGGTGTGGACGGAGACCCTGCGCAACGAGGACCTGGCGGCGCTGCTGTACGAGGGCTGCACCGGCGTGCGCGAGGCGTGGAGCCGGATCGTCGTCGCCTATCAGGACGCCGGCATGATGCGGGCCGACGTGCCCCCGGACCATGTGGCGCGCACGATGATCGCCGCCGTCCTGGGCTTCCTCGTCCAGCAGTCGCTGTTCGGGCCCGCCCCGGTCGAGGTGCTGCGCGACGGCCTGCGCGCCCTGATGAGCGTGTCGCCCCCGCTGTCGGGCGCCTGAACCGATCACAGCTCGGTTAACTTCCTCGAAATGCGGCCCGATTAGCCTGCCGGTCCACGCCACCAGGGGTCTTCACCCCGTGGCAGCGGCAGCCGGGCCCCGCACGGCCCGGAGCGAGGATGTGAGGTGGGACGTGCAACTGACCCCGCACGAGCAGGAGAGGCTGCTGATCCACGTGGCGGCCGACGTGGCAGAGAAGCGCCGGGCCCGCGGCCTCAGGCTCAACCACCCGGAGGCCGTGGCCCTCATCACGTCGCACATCCTCGAAGGCGCGCGTGACGGCCGGACGGTGGCCGAGCTCATGTCCTCCGGCCGCAAGCTGCTCACCCGCGACGACGTCATGGACGGCATCCCCGAGATGATCCACGACGTCCAGGTCGAGGCCACCTTCCCCGACGGGACCAAGCTCGTCACCGTCCACGACCCGATCGTCTGAGGGGCTCGATGATTCCCGGAGAGATCCTGTTCGCGGACGGGCCCGTCGCGTACAACGCGGGCCGTGAGGTCACCCGGCTCACCGTCCTGAACGCCGCCGACCGGCCTGTCCAGGTCGGCTCCCACTACCACTTCGCCGAGGCCAACCCGGGCCTGGAGTTCGACCGCGCGGCCGCCCGCGGCAAGCGGCTCGACGTCGCCGCAGGGACCGCCGTGCGCTTCGAGCCCGGCATCCCCGTGGAGGTCCGGCTCGTGCCGCTGGCCGGCGCCCGGATCGTGCCCGGGCTGCGCGGCGAGACCGGAGGTGCCCTCGATGTCTGAGATCTCCCGTGCCGCCTACGCCGACCTGTTCGGCCCGACGACCGGCGACCGTATCCGGCTCGCCGACACCGACCTGCTGATCGAGATCGAGGAGGACCGCTGCGGCGGCCCCGGACTCTCCGGCGACGAGGCGGTGTTCGGCGGCGGCAAGGTCATCCGCGAGTCCATGGGGCAGTCCCGGGCCACCCGCGCGGACGGCACCCCCGACACCGTCATCACGGGCGCGGTCGTCGTGGACCACTGGGGTGTGGTCAAGGCCGACATAGGCATCCGCGACGGACGCATCACCGGCATCGGCAAGGCGGGCAACCCCGACACGATGGACGGGGTCCACCCGGACCTGGTGATCGGCCCCGAGACGGAGATCATCGCGGGCAACGGGCGCATCCTGACGGCCGGCGCCGTGGACGCGCACGTGCACTTCATCTGCCCGCAGATCGCCGACGAGGCGCTGTCCGCCGGTGTCACCACGCTCGTCGGCGGCGGCACCGGGCCCGCCGAGGGCTCCAAGGCGACCACCGTGACGCCCGGCCCGTGGCACCTCGCCCGGATGCTGGAGGCGATGGAGCAGTACCCGCTGAACATCGGCTTCCTCGGCAAGGGCAACACCGTCTCGCAGGAGGCGATGCTGTCGCAGATCCGCGGCGGCGCGCTCGGGCTGAAGCTGCACGAGGACTGGGGGTCGACACCCGCCGTCATCGACGCCTCGCTGACCGTCGCCGACCGGACCGGCATCCAGGTCGCGATCCACACCGACACCCTCAACGAGGCCGGTTTCGTGGCGGACACCCTCGCCGCGATCGCCGGACGCGGCATCCACGCCTACCACACCGAGGGCGCCGGGGGCGGGCACGCCCCGGACATCATGACCGTGGTGTCCGAACCGCACGTCCTGCCGAGCTCCACCAACCCGACGCGGCCGTACACGGTGAACACCGCCGAGGAACACCTCGACATGCTGATGGTGTGCCACCACCTCAACCCCGCCGTCCCCGAGGACCTGGCGTTCGCCGAATCGCGGATCCGGCCCTCGACCATCGGCGCCGAGGACGTCCTGCACGACCTCGGGGCGATCTCGATCATCTCCTCCGACTCGCAGGCCATGGGCCGCGTCGGTGAGGTCGTCCTGCGCACCTGGCAGACGGCGCACGTGATGAAGCGGCGCCGCGGACCCCTGCCGGGGGACGGCCGTGCCGACAACCACCGGGTACGCCGCTACGTCGCCAAGTACACGATCAACCCGGCGCTCGCCCAGGGCCTGGCCCGCGAGATCGGCTCGGTCGAGAGCGGCAAGCTCGCCGACCTGGTGCTGTGGGAGCCGGCGTTCTTCGGCGTCAAGCCGCACCTCGTCATCAAGGGCGGGCAGATCGCGTACGCGCAGATGGGCGACGCCAACGCGTCGATCCCGACGCCGCAGCCGATCCTGCCGCGTCCGATGTACGGCGCGATCGGCCGGGCGCCCGCGGCGAACTCGTTCAACTTCGTCGCACCACTCGCCATCGAGGACGGGCTGCCGGAGCGGCTGCAACTGGGCAAGCGGTTCGTGGCCATCGACTCCACCCGCGCGGTGACCAAGGCGGACATGCGGGAGAACGACGCCCGGCCGCGCGTCCAGGTCGACCCCGACAGCTTCGCCGTGCACATCGACGGCGAACTCGTCGAGGCGACCCCGGCCGCCGAACTGCCCATGGCACAGCGTTACTTCCTGTTCTGAGGCCCGCTCCCGACATCTGCACCCGACATCTGCACCTACACCCGGCACCTGGCCCCGGGCGCGGAGGAGACGACTGTGACAAGGGCAGCACTGCTCGTCCTGGCCGACGGCCGCTTCCCCGCCGGAGGGCACGCGCACTCCGGCGGGGCGGAGGAGGCCGTGAAAGCGGGCCGGATCACCGACGCGGCGAGCCTGGAGGCCTTCTGCCGGGGGCGACTGCACACGGCGGGGCTGGTGTCGTCGGCGCTGGCCTGCGCGGCCGCGGCCGGCGCGGACCCGGCGGAGCTGGACGCGGCGGCGGACGCCCGTACCCCGTCCCCGGCGCTGCGGCTGACCGCCAGGAAACTGGGCCGGCAACTGGTGCGGGCCGCCCGCGCGGCCTGGCCGAGCACCGAACTCGACGCCCTGGCGGCGCGGTTCCCCAAGGGGGCGCATCAGCCGGTGGTGCTGGGCCTGACGGCGCGGGCCGCCGGGCTCGGGCCGCAGGACGCGGCGTACTGCGCGGCCTACGAGAGCGTGAGCGGACCGGCCACCGCGGTGGTGCGGCTGCTGGGTCTGGACCCGTTCCGGGCGACGGCGGTGCTGGCCCGGCTCGCTCCCGAACTGGACCGGGTCGTGGACCGGGCGGTGTCCGCCGGGACGGCGGTGCCGGCGCGGGGCACCGACGTGCTGCCCGCGGCGTCCGCGCCGCTGCTGGAGATCGGAGCGCAGGCCCACGCCGCCTGGCCGGTACGGCTGTTCGCCTCGTGACAGCCCGCCGGCCCCACCGGAGGAGGCAGCCGTCCGCGCCCCGCTTCCCCTTGCCGACCTCCGGGGCACCGACCCCCGGGGGCAGTCCTCGGACGCCCGTTCGCACCGGAACGGGTCCGTCCCCAAGCGCCGGGCCGGCTGAAGCCGTCCGGACCGGCTGAACAGGAGTCGCTGTGCACCTCGACCACCCCCATGGCGGCCCCGCCGCCGTCGGCGCCGACGCCCGCCGCGCGGACGGCACGCGCCGCGCCCTGCGCATCGGCCTCGGCGGTCCCGTCGGGTCCGGCAAGACCGCCACCGTCGCCGCCCTCTGCCGGGCCCTGCGCGACGAACTGTCCCTCGCCGTCGTCACCAACGACATCTACACCCGCGAGGACGCCGATTTCCTGCTGCGCGAGGCTGTGCTGCCGCCCGAGCGGATCACTGCCGTCGAGACCGGCGCCTGCCCGCACACCGCGATCCGGGACGACATCTCCGCCAACCTCGAAGCCGTGGAGGACCTGGAGGACGAGGTCGGGCCGCTCGACCTGATCCTCGTGGAGTCCGGCGGGGACAACCTCACCGCCACGTTCTCCAAGGGGCTCGTGGACGCGCAGATCTTCGTCATCGACGTGGCGGGCGGGGACGACATCCCCCGCAAGGGCGGCCCCGGCGTCACGACCGCCGACCTCCTCGTCGTCAACAAGACCGACCTCGCGCCCCATGTCGGATCCGACCTCGCCCGCATGGCGGCCGATGCCAAGGCCCAGCGGGCCGAACTCCCGGTCGTCTTCCAGTCGTTGCGCGGTGAGACAGGCGTCGGGGACGTGGCCGCGTGGGTGCGGGCCCGGTTCGCGGCCTGGACGGCGTGACATGAGCGGGGTGCACGCCACCGCACGGATCGTGGCGCGCGACGACGGACGCGGCGGAACCGGTCTGCCCGTCCTGGAGAGCGACGGACCGCTCGCCCTGCGGCGCACTCGGGGAACGGGCGACGAGGCACGCGTGATGCTCGTCGGTGCGATGAGCGGGCCGCTCGGCGGTGACCGCTTCGCCGTCGAGGCGGACGTCGGCAACGGCGCCCGCCTGCACGTCCGTTCGGCCGCCGCCACCATCGCCCTGCCCGGGCAGACGAAGGAGGAGGCCCACTACGATGTACGGCTGTGCGTCGCGGACGGCGGCGAACTGCACTGGATGCCCGAGCAGTTGATCTCGGTGAAGGGGAGCGGCCTGTCCGTCACCACCCGGGCCGACCTCGGGGCCGACGCGCGGCTCGTGCTGCGCGAGGAGCAGGTGCTCGGACGGGCGGGGGAGGAGCCGGGGACCCTCACGAGCCGGCTCTGCGTACGGGTCGCCGGACGGGTCGTCCTCGACCAGGAGCTGTCCTGCGGCCCCGGTGCGCCCGCGGGCTGGGACGGGCCGGCCGTCCTCGCCGGACATCGGGCGGTGGGTCAGATCGTGCTGGTGCGACCGGAGTTCGCAACGGAGCCGGTGACGGCGCGGAGCGTCGGAGAGCACGCGTGCGTGGTGCCGCTGGCCGGCCCCGCCGCCCTGGTCACCGCGGTCGCGCCCGACGCGCTGCTCCTGCGGCGCGTGCTGGACACGGCGCTCGCCGATCTCCACATCCGGTGAGCGGGACATCACGTTCCGGTTATCGGATTGGCAAAGAAGGTCAACGACACCTTTTCTCGGACGCCTCACAGCCGCGAGGATCCCTCTGCCGCCATCACCAGGTAGGGGAGTTCCCACTTGAAGGACATACGACCGAACAAGCGCGTCACCGCGCTCGGCTCGGCCGGCGTACTCGTCGCCGCGACGATGCTCGCCGGCGCTTTCGCGGCGCCCACCGCGAGCGCGACCAGCGGCCGTTCGGGCCAGGACAGGGAGGCGCGCGGCGCCGCCGTCGCCGCGGAGCGTGCCGCCGAGGCCGGCGTCGACTGGCAGGACTGCCCGGCCGACTGGGGCCTCGAGAAGCCGATCCAGTGCGGCTGGGTCAGCGTGCCCCTCGACTACGCCAAGCCCAACGGCAAGCAGATCAAGCTCGCCGTCGACCGCATCGGCAACACGGGCACGGCCAAGGAGCGCCAGGGCGCCCTCGTGTACAACCCCGGCGGCCCCGGCGGCTCCGGGCTGCGTTTCCCGCGCCGCGTCACCACCAAGGCCCCCGTGTGGGCCAACGTGGCGAAGGCCTACGACTTCGTGGGCTTCGACCCGCGCGGTGTCGGCCACTCCGCGCCCATCTCCTGCATCGACCCGCAGGAGTTCGTCAAGGCCCCCAAGGCCGACCCGGTCCCGGACAGCGAGGCCGACAAGCTCGCCCAGATCAAGCTCGCCCGCGAGTACGCCGACGGCTGCTACGAGCGCAGCGGCGAGATGCTCCCGCACATGACCACGCCGAACACCGTGCGCGACCTGGACGTCATCCGCGCCGCCCTCGGTGAGAAGAAGCTCAACTACCTGGGCGTCTCCTACGGCACCTACATCGGCGCCGTCTACGGCACCATGTTCCCGGGTCACGTGCGCCGCATGATCGTGGACAGCGTGGTCGACCCCTCGCGGGAGAACATCTGGTACGAGGCCAACCTCGGCCAGGACATCGCCTTCGAGGGTCGCTGGAAGGATTGGGAGGACTGGGTCGCCGCCAACGACGCGACCTTCCACCTCGGCACCACCCGTGCCGCCGTCCAGGCCAAGTGGCTGGCGCTGCGCGCCACCGCGAAGAAGAGCCCCCTCGGCGGTCTCGTCGGCCCGGCGGAGCTGATCTCCTTCTTCCAGAGCGCCCCGTACTACGACTCCTCGTGGATCCCGGTCGCCACCGTCTTCAGCAAGTACGTCGCCGGGGACACCCAGGCGCTCGTCGACGCGGCCGCGCCGGACCTCACGGACACGGCGGGCAACATCGCCTCGGAGAACGGCAACGCCGTCTACACCGCGGTCGAGTGCACCGACGCCAAGTGGCCCACCAGCTGGCGCAAGTGGAACGCCGACAACACGCGGCTCCACAAGGACTACCCGTTCATGACCTGGGCCAACGCGTGGATGAACCTGCCGTGCGCCTACTGGCCGGTCAAGCAGCAGACGCCCGTCGAGGTCAAGACCCACAAGGGCCTGCCGCAGGTGCTCATCGTGCAGTCCACGAACGACGCGGCCACCCCGTACAAGGGTGCCGTCGAGCTGCACAAGCGGTTCAAGGGCTCGCGTCTGATCACCGAGAAGGACGCCGGTTCCCACGGCGTCACGAGCCTGGTGAACACCTGCATCAACCCGCGGGTGGACGCCTACCTGCTCACCGGCAAGCTGGACACCGCGGACGTGACCTGCGCGCCGCACGCCACGCCCAAGCCGTAGGCACCGGCCGCCCCCCGGCTCGCACGGTGGGGCGGCGGTGACGACGAGGGGCGGCCGGATCACTCCGGCCGCCCCTCGCTCGTCGCGTGCCACCCGTCCCGCGTGCGGGGCGGGCGCGTGATGACGAAGCGTTCCCCGACTGTCCGTCAGCGGGACGGCAGTCGGGGGAACTTGCTCCCCTTCTCGGCCTTCGCCGCCTTCGCCGCGGCCTGTTCCTCCGCCTTGACCACGGCCGCGTACTCGTCCACGTACTCCTGCTCGGACAGCGTCAGGATCGCGTACATGATCTCGTCGGTGATGGCGCGCAGCACCGCCTTCTCGTTCTCCATGCCGAGGTAGCGGGAGAAGTCGAGGGGTTCGCCGAAGCGGATCGCCACCGGGTGCAGGGTCGGGATCTTCTTGCCGGGCGGCTGCGCCTCGAAGGTGCCGATCATCGCGCAGGGGATCACGGGCGCCCGGGACTTCAGCGCCATCACCGCCACGCCGACCTTGCCCTTGTACAGGCGGCCGTCGTGCGAGCGGGTCCCCTCGGGGTAGATGCCGAGCAGTTCGTCCTTGCCCAGTACCCCGAGGCCCTCGCGGATCGCGGCCTGTCCCGCCTCCTTGCCGGAGCGGTCGACCGGGATCTGGCCCGCGCTGCGGAAGAAGGCCGCGGTGAGCCTGCCCTTGAGACCGGGACCCGTGAAGTACTCGGCCTTGGCGAGGAAGGTGATGCGGCGCTTGAGGATCGCGGGCATCAGGAAGTGGTCCGAGAACGACAGGTGGTTCCCGGCGATGATCGCCGCGCCCGAGTCCGGTACGTGCTCGAGGCCTTCGATCCGCGGCCGGAAGGCCAG is part of the Streptomyces asoensis genome and harbors:
- the ureG gene encoding urease accessory protein UreG, which translates into the protein MHLDHPHGGPAAVGADARRADGTRRALRIGLGGPVGSGKTATVAALCRALRDELSLAVVTNDIYTREDADFLLREAVLPPERITAVETGACPHTAIRDDISANLEAVEDLEDEVGPLDLILVESGGDNLTATFSKGLVDAQIFVIDVAGGDDIPRKGGPGVTTADLLVVNKTDLAPHVGSDLARMAADAKAQRAELPVVFQSLRGETGVGDVAAWVRARFAAWTA
- a CDS encoding alpha/beta hydrolase gives rise to the protein MLAGAFAAPTASATSGRSGQDREARGAAVAAERAAEAGVDWQDCPADWGLEKPIQCGWVSVPLDYAKPNGKQIKLAVDRIGNTGTAKERQGALVYNPGGPGGSGLRFPRRVTTKAPVWANVAKAYDFVGFDPRGVGHSAPISCIDPQEFVKAPKADPVPDSEADKLAQIKLAREYADGCYERSGEMLPHMTTPNTVRDLDVIRAALGEKKLNYLGVSYGTYIGAVYGTMFPGHVRRMIVDSVVDPSRENIWYEANLGQDIAFEGRWKDWEDWVAANDATFHLGTTRAAVQAKWLALRATAKKSPLGGLVGPAELISFFQSAPYYDSSWIPVATVFSKYVAGDTQALVDAAAPDLTDTAGNIASENGNAVYTAVECTDAKWPTSWRKWNADNTRLHKDYPFMTWANAWMNLPCAYWPVKQQTPVEVKTHKGLPQVLIVQSTNDAATPYKGAVELHKRFKGSRLITEKDAGSHGVTSLVNTCINPRVDAYLLTGKLDTADVTCAPHATPKP
- a CDS encoding TetR/AcrR family transcriptional regulator gives rise to the protein MARVSQAHLDARRRQILDGASVCFARNGFHATSVQDVLKEVDLSAGAVHRYFSGKEELIAAIVGEVLGQVREAFEEESRHVPPPPPDALVSSVLGRLLAARESLTVDGRPAFPRLIIQVWTETLRNEDLAALLYEGCTGVREAWSRIVVAYQDAGMMRADVPPDHVARTMIAAVLGFLVQQSLFGPAPVEVLRDGLRALMSVSPPLSGA
- a CDS encoding urease accessory protein UreF, whose amino-acid sequence is MTRAALLVLADGRFPAGGHAHSGGAEEAVKAGRITDAASLEAFCRGRLHTAGLVSSALACAAAAGADPAELDAAADARTPSPALRLTARKLGRQLVRAARAAWPSTELDALAARFPKGAHQPVVLGLTARAAGLGPQDAAYCAAYESVSGPATAVVRLLGLDPFRATAVLARLAPELDRVVDRAVSAGTAVPARGTDVLPAASAPLLEIGAQAHAAWPVRLFAS
- a CDS encoding urease subunit alpha, which translates into the protein MSEISRAAYADLFGPTTGDRIRLADTDLLIEIEEDRCGGPGLSGDEAVFGGGKVIRESMGQSRATRADGTPDTVITGAVVVDHWGVVKADIGIRDGRITGIGKAGNPDTMDGVHPDLVIGPETEIIAGNGRILTAGAVDAHVHFICPQIADEALSAGVTTLVGGGTGPAEGSKATTVTPGPWHLARMLEAMEQYPLNIGFLGKGNTVSQEAMLSQIRGGALGLKLHEDWGSTPAVIDASLTVADRTGIQVAIHTDTLNEAGFVADTLAAIAGRGIHAYHTEGAGGGHAPDIMTVVSEPHVLPSSTNPTRPYTVNTAEEHLDMLMVCHHLNPAVPEDLAFAESRIRPSTIGAEDVLHDLGAISIISSDSQAMGRVGEVVLRTWQTAHVMKRRRGPLPGDGRADNHRVRRYVAKYTINPALAQGLAREIGSVESGKLADLVLWEPAFFGVKPHLVIKGGQIAYAQMGDANASIPTPQPILPRPMYGAIGRAPAANSFNFVAPLAIEDGLPERLQLGKRFVAIDSTRAVTKADMRENDARPRVQVDPDSFAVHIDGELVEATPAAELPMAQRYFLF
- a CDS encoding ABC transporter permease, with amino-acid sequence MSASRRLVAVVLPLGVAGPAAATAPLERQPAQQEGVFDLHHYADGKAARAAVEDRTVYGAVVVTAEGPELPTASAASPVVAQLLREAVAERTAATGAGLRTVDVVAAPATDPRGAALGASVLPPALAGIAAGAVVSLLGLRGIRTVGALVGAATLVGLVAAALAHSWLGVLTGDWWAEAAVLLSTLAVSAAVAGCAALVGTPGIGAVSFLVMFLGNPFSGAASAPRMLPEPVGTIGQWLPPGAGTTLLRSVSFFDGAAAVGPALTLLWWAALGLGAVVPGSLLKQPPTPAAPTPETPRRALVA
- a CDS encoding urease subunit beta, which produces MIPGEILFADGPVAYNAGREVTRLTVLNAADRPVQVGSHYHFAEANPGLEFDRAAARGKRLDVAAGTAVRFEPGIPVEVRLVPLAGARIVPGLRGETGGALDV
- a CDS encoding lysophospholipid acyltransferase family protein, which gives rise to MFYYVLKYVLLGPLLRLAFRPRIEGLEHVPDSGAAIIAGNHLSFSDHFLMPAILKRRITFLAKAEYFTGPGLKGRLTAAFFRSAGQIPVDRSGKEAGQAAIREGLGVLGKDELLGIYPEGTRSHDGRLYKGKVGVAVMALKSRAPVIPCAMIGTFEAQPPGKKIPTLHPVAIRFGEPLDFSRYLGMENEKAVLRAITDEIMYAILTLSEQEYVDEYAAVVKAEEQAAAKAAKAEKGSKFPRLPSR
- a CDS encoding ATP-dependent Clp protease proteolytic subunit, yielding MRHTGRTPEQVSADVERETFLTAEDAVAYGLVGGIVPGRRPSARRPHGGR
- a CDS encoding urease subunit gamma, which encodes MQLTPHEQERLLIHVAADVAEKRRARGLRLNHPEAVALITSHILEGARDGRTVAELMSSGRKLLTRDDVMDGIPEMIHDVQVEATFPDGTKLVTVHDPIV
- a CDS encoding urease accessory protein UreD gives rise to the protein MSGVHATARIVARDDGRGGTGLPVLESDGPLALRRTRGTGDEARVMLVGAMSGPLGGDRFAVEADVGNGARLHVRSAAATIALPGQTKEEAHYDVRLCVADGGELHWMPEQLISVKGSGLSVTTRADLGADARLVLREEQVLGRAGEEPGTLTSRLCVRVAGRVVLDQELSCGPGAPAGWDGPAVLAGHRAVGQIVLVRPEFATEPVTARSVGEHACVVPLAGPAALVTAVAPDALLLRRVLDTALADLHIR